AAGAATGTGATTATGATGATCTTGTAACCCCCGTCATCCCGGTTATTCCTGTTGAAGAGGAAGAAGAGGTGATTGTCAATGAGAAACCAGTTGTAGGAGTATCTACTGCCCTAGAGGCTGATATTGTTGCTGCTGCGGCTTCAGCTGCTTTTACAGCAATCATGAAAAGCAATGAGAAGGGAAGCTTGGTTGACACTGATCTCCTTGTTAAAATCCTTAGTGATCCGAAAATGATTGAGATATTGTCAAAAAAATATTCAGGCTTTTCTGAAACTACAAAAACAACTCCCATTTATGAGCTTCAAGATATGAATAAGAAGCTTCTGCAAGCAGTTATATCCATCCCTATGGACCCCACCACCAAGACAGCAATTCCGTCTCCAGAAACGGTTCCTCTTACTTCAACAGCTCAAAACCCGCTATatttcgggccgggccgggctcgtGATGATCAGGTCTACAAAAGGCCAGTGGACAAGCTAGAGCTTCCAGGAACGGTTCCTCTTACTTCAACAGCTCACATTTTAGGGTCAAATGACACTGCATCTGCATCAGACTTCTTCTTCACTCAACCTGACTTGCTGCAAAATCTTACGGACGTGGGACCATCTTTGCGGACCACTACATCCCGGGCTTCCATGTCCAACCAAGATCCTCCCACGGAACTCTCGCGTAGGCCCGGTTACTTACTCGAGGATTATGGACCGAACATGATGTCATCAACAGAGAAACACAATCAGAGCATGCCCTTAGAAACACAAAGATCAAGGAGCTTTTCACAACATTCATCTTCTTCGGTCAAGGCCCCAGTTGAGAAGGATGTGAATTACTACAAGACCCTTATCAAACTACATGGAAGTAAGGAAGAACATACAGAGATTCACAGGCCGAGAGCTTCTGCACCGACAGCCATATTTGGGCAAGGAGATGCGAGGGCAAAGATGAAGAAAGTTTGCAGATTTTTTAACAGCTCACAAGGTTGCAGAAGGGGATTAAGGTGCCCTTTTCAGCATGATTCGTCGATTAAGGTGGAAGCGGAAAGTGTACGAGATGCTCACACTAGTAAGAGAATCAAATTCTGTAGGAAACTCCCTTGAAGAGTGTAAGTGTAACAGTATTAGATAGATTcctcagttttttttttggtttgtgaAATGAATCAAACTCTGTAGGAAACTGCCTTGAAGGGTAAGTATAACAGTTGTATTAGatagattcctctatttttttgggTTTGTGAAATGATTTTACAAGGATTTTGACTACAATAGGGTAGTTTGTGATTCATCCTAGTTCATTTGTGCATATTTTCCGAAGGAAATTTTTGATACTCCGATACTCCTAATCTGGAGCCAGAAGAAGATACATTTTGGTCTTTTAGTTTTGGTAATgagatttttcttttgttatggGCAACTGTTAATTAGATTGGAATATTTCAATCAACccaaatttctaattttttggTCTTTTAGCTTTGGTAATgagatttttcttttgttatggGCAACTGTTTAATTAGATTGGAATATTTCAATCTACCCAAATTTGTAATTCAAAGGTGGTATGCAATATTGTACATtagattaaaagttaagtcaaaaTGTTTAACCGTTGTCCCGATAAATGTGAAAATGATACTATTTTATCGTAATAAAATTTCcggtttaataaaaattatcatTTCAACCTCACTAATAAGGTATTAAAGTAACTTCGTAATCCTTTTAAATGTTTAtccattaaaaaaataattataatattttgtataaaagttactccgtaataaaaactaggtaaaaattaccaaaaattgaataaaaactaaaaaataactcaatttttaataaatttatcATACACCTATTACGTACAAAACGGTGAATTAAGAAAATGAATCCCcacacaacaacaaaaaaaacgaaGTGTCAATATAAGAGAGAAACATATTGCCTATTCATGCATGTCTTTAGACAAAAACACGGTTTCCATCAATATAGCCAACCCGGTTGGTAGTTTTACACATCTTTGAACACAACAAAACATGAGAGAATTAAAAGCTATTATCCCTCAATCAATACGAATCCGATAAAGCGTTTATCACGACCGCAATAGCCTGATCGGGCAAACATTGTATCGTAAAAGCACAGTAAAATAACTAACATCCCAAACACTTTCTTCTTGAAAATTTGAAGCCTATTCAACAAAACAATCGGAATCGGAATCCACATGGTGCTCCGGCAACCAACTCATCCTGTTCTCTTGATGATGTGAACTCCACTGTCGGTCTCAACAATGTCGCTTATCTCCCCAACTTTTAGAGCAAATGTTGCATCTTCAAAAGGTTTCTGCATCTGCCTCGGACCAAACGGACCTGCGGAAACAAACACCCACGACATGGTTAGGGTTAGGGACAACAGTCAAGCCCATCATGTATGTATATATCAAGATATATGGAAAAATAATTAGAGCAAAATGCAGCTCTAATAAAATATGTAGATTATATAGCAAGAAGAGTTTCTGCCaaaaacccgctatttcgggccAAAAATAGCGGGCTTTTCAGGACATTTTCGGGATGGGACAAATTTATAACAGAAATTGCAACTTTGAGTTGCCTAGATTGAGATTTTTGGGGAGAGGGCACTACTTACTAAAGCGTAAACTGCTCATTTTTCCCAAAACCCACccgaaaaattaaaatccgGGTCGGGCCCAAGACCCGGGCCAATTTTCTGCACCGAACTCCGCTATTTTTTGGCCGGGCTGGGCTCATGATGATCAGGTCTACTTGATAATACACAATACACAGGCAGCATGCACAACATTCACTAGGAACTTCTCAATTATTTGTGCTTTGCTTGTATGTTGTAACTAAAGTAAAAAAACACATCCAGTATTCAATATTccaatatatttttttgtacCTAATGAGAAAAAAGTATTGGTTCCACAATAAATTCCAAGGCTTCACACTAACAATTGTGAATCAATGCCTCAAAACTCAGCTCAGGATACAAAGCAACACGAATGACTAGGTTAATCCCCGTGACAGAACGTGTTACTGAcaatttcaaaattaacaatTCGGGCATAAGCTCCATGAGTTCGCTTCCCTCAAGTTGTGAACATTTCAAGCATCTCAACTAAAAAAAAAGTTTCACAAAGAACCCTGTTCAGGACTCTCAAGTCTCAACTACAGGTACACCAGTTGACAGTATTATCAGTACTGAGCGACGAGCAAACAATTTTCTCAAGTAGAACAAACAAACAGTTAATGCACAGTGCACACTTAAGTAAGAACTAAGAAGTTTAAGCACATAAGGTAACCAGCAAAATCACCAGAATACGCACCACAATCCAGGATATGATTCTGCTACTCGAGCTTTCATTCATTAATTATAGGTTATTGTAGTATTGAAAACAAAAGTGTTTGAGATTATCGTGTAAGAGTGCAAATTTGTAAGACCAGAGTTTAGGATTCATTTTCGTTTCTTTCTAAACCAAGCACTTCTTGTAGATGATTCACCACTTACATAGTTATACTCCCTCAGTCCCTTattactcgacctgttttgactttttgcactattcacactattcacacaattcactttgacccaattttatttctagtatatgaaaacaaatgttaatatataatatatagttggcttcatcttaatatatattttcaaaatattaatacttttataagttttaataatatgcatttaaagaaattggtggtcaaagttgtgcattggcaagcgtgtccgatcaaaacaggtcgagtattacgagacagagggagtactataaATCATTTATCCACGCCAAGAATGCCTTCATTCTTGTCTACCTGGGTGTTTTGTGATCATCTAAAGAGTAGATTGATGACAACAAACTTCTCCAAACATAAAAGAAACCAATTCCAACTATCCTTACTTTTTAACCAAGAAAGTTCATAATTCATATCAAGGTCATTATAGAAGTTCTTCATATAAAAGAGCTTGCTAATCAGTGGGTTCACTACTCTTTCCCAAAAAGACTATTTGTCACTTGTCAATTTATGAAAGAGCgaaaatctttacttaaacgAGCAAACAATTTCCTCAAGTAGAACAAGCAAACAGTTACTGCACAGTGCACATTTAAGAAAGAACTAAGAAGTTTAAGCACACGAGGTAACCAGCAAAATCACCAGAATACGCCAACAATCCAGGATATGATTCTGCTACTCGATATTTCATTAGCTTATGTTGTTGAACCTCAAACAACTTATAGGTTATTGTAGTATTGAAACCAGAAGTATTTGAGATTATCATTTCAGAGTGCAAGTCTGTAAGACCAGAGTTTAGTTTTCACTTTCGTTTCTTTCTAAACCAAGTACTTCTTGTGGATGATTCACCACTTATATAGTTATATATGATTTATCCACTTACATAGTTATATATGTCTTCATTCTTGTGTACCTGGGTGTCTTGTATCATCTAATGAATAGAATAATGACAACAAAATTCTCCAAAtataaaagaaatgaattccAAACATTCTCACTTCATATGAAGGTCATTATAGAAGTTTCTAATCAGTGGGCTCAATACTCTTTCCTCAAAAAGGAGACACTATTTGTCATTTGTCAAACTTTACTTAAGAAGGAGCAAAAATCTTTACTAATATGACTTCTTTTGGGGGGATAGCATGAGTTATGTGTACTCAACACTAACATCATAACATGAGCTTTTGGCTGGTCTCAGAAATATAACACTGACCTGATCATATGTAACCATACACTACAGGAATTAAGACTTAAGATTTTCCACCACAGGTTATTGAtttaccaaaatatgaaaatactttataaacacATAAATGACCGTCACCTTTCCATTCTTTATAATTTCCCCACTCTGTTTCATTCATTAAGTTCTTTCTTTTAGCCTtaccaacttttgattatttcAACCTGCCTTTTTCTATGAAGACACAAAGAATTCCTTCATTCTTGGCTTACGGAGTTAAAGTTTAAACAAACTGTTACTTAATtgataaaataataatgaattgGTGGGTTTTTTTCCCTAATGAGATGAGATGGGACAGCAGCAAGCAAAGACCACGATAGAGGAATGAGAAGTTATTCACGGGCTTAAACATTATTTCGATAAGATCCTTGTCACATATACAAACCCTGATAGTATCGCTTAATTCAGGGAGATGTATGCTATACTGCTAAGTAAATACCCTTTGATCAAGCTGATTATCAGAGAACAAGAAAGTTCATATTGATATTTGTTGAAtgcataaatttagaacacACAATGAGTAATCCCTTCCTTCTAAATAAAAGAACATCGCT
This genomic stretch from Spinacia oleracea cultivar Varoflay chromosome 3, BTI_SOV_V1, whole genome shotgun sequence harbors:
- the LOC110789726 gene encoding zinc finger CCCH domain-containing protein 6 isoform X1 codes for the protein MRKQSSISSEKSKRVNWAPDASLCQVKMFVPEDCSSKIGNKAEDHLHTNPSLKYGSKPFSGTVKHTCIPQIKWKCPSMFILNSDWKVVAGEFSKETETQNYREKRVLEAGSTRPSAIAPSPSISPGLEECDYDDLVTPVIPVIPVEEEEEVIVNEKPVVGVSTALEADIVAAAASAAFTAIMKSNEKGSLVDTDLLVKILSDPKMIEILSKKYSGFSETTKTTPIYELQDMNKKLLQAVISIPMDPTTKTAIPSPETVPLTSTAQNPLYFGPGRARDDQVYKRPVDKLELPGTVPLTSTAHILGSNDTASASDFFFTQPDLLQNLTDVGPSLRTTTSRASMSNQDPPTELSRRPGYLLEDYGPNMMSSTEKHNQSMPLETQRSRSFSQHSSSSVKAPVEKDVNYYKTLIKLHGSKEEHTEIHRPRASAPTAIFGQGDARAKMKKVCRFFNSSQGCRRGLRCPFQHDSSIKVEAESVRDAHTSKRIKFCRKLP
- the LOC110789726 gene encoding zinc finger CCCH domain-containing protein 6 isoform X2, with the translated sequence MFVPEDCSSKIGNKAEDHLHTNPSLKYGSKPFSGTVKHTCIPQIKWKCPSMFILNSDWKVVAGEFSKETETQNYREKRVLEAGSTRPSAIAPSPSISPGLEECDYDDLVTPVIPVIPVEEEEEVIVNEKPVVGVSTALEADIVAAAASAAFTAIMKSNEKGSLVDTDLLVKILSDPKMIEILSKKYSGFSETTKTTPIYELQDMNKKLLQAVISIPMDPTTKTAIPSPETVPLTSTAQNPLYFGPGRARDDQVYKRPVDKLELPGTVPLTSTAHILGSNDTASASDFFFTQPDLLQNLTDVGPSLRTTTSRASMSNQDPPTELSRRPGYLLEDYGPNMMSSTEKHNQSMPLETQRSRSFSQHSSSSVKAPVEKDVNYYKTLIKLHGSKEEHTEIHRPRASAPTAIFGQGDARAKMKKVCRFFNSSQGCRRGLRCPFQHDSSIKVEAESVRDAHTSKRIKFCRKLP